The nucleotide sequence CCGGAGACGAAACAGCGGATCAGTTAATTAAGAAGGCTCTCCAGCAGCTGTTTCAAGGATAGTATTTAAGAGGAGAGTGAAAGTATGGATGACCGGATCGTTTCTGCCCATCTCATGATGGAGGATCAAGCGGTGGAATATAGCCTTAGACCCAGATATCTAGCTGAATATATCGGTCAAGAGCAAGTGAAGGACAACTTAAAGGTTTATATCGAAGCAGCAAAAATGCGACGAGAACCGCTCGATCATGTTTTGCTTTATGGTCCACCAGGATTAGGGAAGACGACGCTGTCTAACATTATCGCGAACGAACTCGGTGTGAGTATACGTACGACGAGTGGGCCAGCCATTGAACGTCCGGGTGACCTCGCAGCGATTTTAACGAATTTGCAGGAAAATGACGTCCTATTTATCGACGAAATTCACCGTCTTCACCGTACAGTAGAAGAAGTGCTCTATCCGGCAATGGAAGATTATGCACTCGACTTCATCATCGGAAAAGGGCCAAGCGCGCGGTCTGTGCGCCTTGACTTGCCGAAGTTTACACTAATCGGTGCTACGACACGAGCGGGCTTATTATCGGCTCCTTTGCGTGATCGCTTCGGTGTAGTTAGTCGGTTGGAATTTTACACGGAAGATGAGCTGTCGTTCATTGTATCGCGTACAGCAGAAATTTTCGGTGTTGGCATGGTTGGTGATGCTTCTCAAGAGATTGCACGAAGATCGCGGGGAACTCCGCGGATAGCGAATCGGCTGCTTAAGCGGGTTCGTGATCATGCTCAGGTTAGAGGAGATGGAATTATAA is from Candidatus Cohnella colombiensis and encodes:
- the ruvB gene encoding Holliday junction branch migration DNA helicase RuvB, yielding MDDRIVSAHLMMEDQAVEYSLRPRYLAEYIGQEQVKDNLKVYIEAAKMRREPLDHVLLYGPPGLGKTTLSNIIANELGVSIRTTSGPAIERPGDLAAILTNLQENDVLFIDEIHRLHRTVEEVLYPAMEDYALDFIIGKGPSARSVRLDLPKFTLIGATTRAGLLSAPLRDRFGVVSRLEFYTEDELSFIVSRTAEIFGVGMVGDASQEIARRSRGTPRIANRLLKRVRDHAQVRGDGIITDAIAQDALERIQVDPRGLDSIDHKMLRSMIVNYGGRPVGLDTIAASIGEESQTIEDVYEPYLMQIGFLQRTPRGRIVTAAGYRHLGLPIPEAME